A single genomic interval of Asinibacterium sp. OR53 harbors:
- a CDS encoding DUF4337 domain-containing protein encodes MEEIEVPTEHLHETIHEKVGEAGWFRYVAISTALMAVFAAFSSLMAGHHSNEALIDQIKASDQWSYFQAKGIKGEIKKLQANNGMADAAAAGKYAQEQEEIKKSAEEAEHSSVSHLEKHVTLARSVTLFQIAIAISAIAILMKRKSLWLSSLVISLVGLVFFIMGLL; translated from the coding sequence ATGGAAGAAATAGAAGTACCCACTGAGCACCTGCACGAAACCATACACGAAAAAGTAGGCGAAGCCGGCTGGTTCCGTTATGTAGCCATTTCAACCGCGCTGATGGCCGTATTTGCAGCCTTTTCCAGTCTCATGGCCGGGCATCATTCCAACGAAGCCCTGATCGACCAGATCAAAGCATCCGATCAATGGTCTTATTTCCAGGCCAAGGGCATCAAAGGAGAGATCAAAAAACTACAGGCCAATAACGGAATGGCAGATGCAGCTGCCGCCGGTAAATATGCACAGGAACAGGAAGAGATCAAAAAAAGTGCAGAAGAAGCGGAACACAGTTCTGTTAGCCACCTCGAAAAACATGTTACGCTTGCCCGTTCGGTTACTTTATTTCAGATCGCCATTGCCATATCGGCCATTGCCATTTTGATGAAAAGAAAATCGCTCTGGCTATCCAGTCTCGTCATAAGCCTGGTTGGACTGGTATTTTTTATCATGGGGCTCCTTTAA
- a CDS encoding glycosyltransferase family 2 protein has product MKQPALPKVSVLIPAYNEEKYICYVLAALLKQDYPNIEIIVANNASTDRTAVMVETFIATHAGSPVSIQLVHEMKQGTNHARECARLHATGSIIAQIDADCVPGPNWISKGLRYLIRSKRVAVTGPYDYFDGNFFMRYATIITQCLTYPMTNEVVQVAQRGAILIGGNAFIRASALRMAGGYNTELTFYGDDVDLGARLSRLGHVMYAPQLMMRTSSRRYHALGFWQVNKKYQDCFWKLVFRQNHLNETVELNHPR; this is encoded by the coding sequence ATGAAACAGCCTGCACTTCCTAAAGTATCGGTATTGATCCCCGCCTATAATGAGGAAAAATACATTTGTTATGTACTCGCCGCATTGCTGAAGCAGGACTATCCCAATATAGAGATCATCGTTGCCAATAATGCATCTACCGATCGTACGGCGGTAATGGTAGAAACATTCATCGCAACACACGCCGGTTCGCCCGTATCTATCCAGCTCGTACACGAGATGAAGCAGGGCACTAATCATGCGCGTGAATGCGCACGCCTGCATGCCACCGGTTCCATCATTGCCCAAATAGATGCCGATTGCGTTCCCGGTCCCAACTGGATCAGCAAAGGACTACGGTACCTGATCAGGAGCAAGCGGGTAGCCGTTACCGGTCCGTATGATTATTTCGATGGTAATTTCTTCATGCGTTATGCCACCATCATCACGCAGTGCCTTACCTATCCCATGACCAATGAAGTGGTACAAGTAGCGCAGCGGGGCGCCATATTGATTGGCGGCAATGCTTTCATCAGGGCCAGTGCGTTGAGAATGGCCGGTGGTTACAATACCGAACTTACTTTTTATGGAGATGATGTAGACCTGGGTGCACGTCTCAGCCGACTGGGTCATGTAATGTATGCACCCCAACTCATGATGCGCACTTCTTCACGCCGGTACCATGCACTGGGTTTCTGGCAGGTCAATAAAAAATACCAGGATTGTTTCTGGAAACTGGTATTCAGGCAAAATCATTTGAATGAAACGGTTGAGCTGAACCACCCAAGGTAA
- the thrA gene encoding bifunctional aspartate kinase/homoserine dehydrogenase I, with protein MKVLKFGGSSVASAVNMNKVIDIVQKEAKKEPVILVVSAMGGVTDALLKAGDLSSKGDEAYKALLKELEQKHLDAVRSLLPIQQQSATLSLIKQHFNDLESVCDGVFLLRELSPRTKDRIVAYGELLSSLTIAAKLQSLNAHYQWVDSRQLITTNSHFGNAAVDFVATNSKMKCYFEEHQYQLYIAPGFIAADETQQTTTLGRGGSDYTASIFAAALQATVLEIWTDVSGMMTADPRLVQNAKPIQHISYQEAMELSHFGAKIIYPPTIQPVMLANIPVFVKNTFEPDAYGTLIENATAVNGGSFIRGISSINNISLLSLEGGGMVGIPGFSKRLFEALANERVNVILITQSSSEHSICVGINDADATRAKQVIDQAFDFEIKTGKVDPVKVESGLAILALVGEKMKSHPGVSGKMFGALGRNGINVRAIAQGSSEKNISAVIAASDVKKAINILHEEFFETTYKQLNLFIAGAGNVGSKLLDQLKKQMSYLQQHLRLQIRVVGLANSKRVLLNEDGIDLENWKALLQDATPGNIHDLVTRIKAKNLRNSVFVDVTANAEVAGVYGSLLEKSISVVACNKIACSSAYSSYQQLKSLAREYNAAFFFETNVGAGLPVIGTLNDLLRSGDQVNRIQAVLSGTLNFVFNHYDGKKPFAQVVRQAQDEGYTEPDPRLDLGGTDVMRKIMILARESGQVIEMEDITNNGFLPASCFDGTVEDFYAEMEKQEKHFKALYDEAAAKKCKLKFVASYQDGKASVGLQHIPADSDFYHLYGKDNLVLFYTERYPEQPLVIKGAGAGAEVTASGVFADIIRVAKA; from the coding sequence ATGAAGGTTTTAAAATTTGGCGGAAGTTCGGTGGCCAGTGCGGTCAACATGAACAAAGTCATTGATATAGTTCAAAAAGAAGCAAAGAAGGAACCCGTTATACTGGTGGTATCGGCCATGGGTGGTGTTACCGATGCTTTATTAAAAGCAGGTGATCTCTCATCAAAAGGCGATGAGGCATATAAAGCCCTCCTGAAAGAGCTGGAGCAAAAACATCTGGATGCAGTGCGATCGCTATTGCCCATCCAGCAACAAAGCGCAACGCTGAGCCTCATCAAACAACATTTCAACGACTTGGAGAGTGTGTGCGATGGGGTTTTTTTATTGCGCGAATTATCGCCCCGCACCAAAGACAGGATCGTTGCTTATGGTGAATTGTTATCCTCGCTTACCATTGCAGCCAAACTGCAATCGTTGAATGCCCATTACCAGTGGGTAGATTCGAGGCAACTCATCACCACCAATTCCCATTTTGGAAATGCGGCGGTTGATTTTGTAGCTACGAATAGTAAAATGAAATGCTATTTCGAAGAGCATCAATACCAACTTTATATAGCGCCTGGTTTTATTGCGGCGGATGAAACGCAGCAAACCACTACCCTGGGCAGGGGTGGTTCTGATTACACCGCTTCCATTTTTGCAGCGGCTTTGCAGGCTACTGTACTGGAAATATGGACTGATGTAAGTGGTATGATGACCGCCGATCCACGGCTGGTACAGAATGCAAAACCTATCCAGCATATCTCTTACCAGGAGGCAATGGAGTTATCGCATTTTGGCGCCAAGATCATCTACCCGCCCACCATTCAACCGGTGATGTTGGCCAACATACCAGTATTTGTAAAAAACACATTCGAGCCCGATGCTTACGGTACATTGATAGAAAATGCCACTGCCGTTAACGGCGGAAGTTTCATCAGGGGTATCTCCAGTATTAACAATATCAGCCTGTTGAGCCTGGAAGGCGGTGGAATGGTGGGGATCCCCGGATTTTCTAAGCGATTGTTCGAAGCCCTGGCAAATGAACGTGTGAATGTGATATTGATCACCCAAAGTTCTTCGGAACATTCTATCTGCGTAGGCATTAATGATGCCGATGCCACCCGCGCCAAACAAGTGATTGACCAGGCATTTGATTTTGAGATCAAAACTGGGAAAGTGGATCCGGTAAAGGTAGAATCGGGATTGGCCATACTGGCATTGGTAGGAGAAAAGATGAAGAGTCACCCTGGTGTGAGCGGAAAAATGTTTGGTGCATTGGGCAGGAATGGTATCAACGTACGCGCCATTGCACAGGGCTCATCGGAAAAAAATATTTCGGCGGTGATAGCGGCTTCGGACGTTAAAAAAGCCATCAACATCCTGCACGAGGAGTTTTTTGAAACTACCTATAAACAACTGAACCTTTTCATTGCAGGAGCGGGGAATGTAGGAAGCAAATTGCTGGATCAGTTGAAAAAACAAATGAGTTACCTGCAACAACACCTGCGCTTGCAAATAAGGGTAGTGGGATTGGCTAACAGCAAACGCGTTTTACTGAACGAAGACGGAATCGACCTGGAGAACTGGAAAGCATTGCTGCAAGACGCTACACCTGGTAATATACACGACCTGGTAACCCGTATCAAAGCCAAAAACCTGCGCAACAGTGTGTTTGTAGATGTAACCGCCAATGCAGAAGTGGCTGGTGTATACGGATCATTGTTGGAAAAAAGTATTTCAGTGGTAGCTTGTAATAAGATCGCCTGCTCTTCTGCGTACAGTTCTTACCAGCAATTGAAATCACTGGCCAGGGAATACAATGCGGCTTTCTTTTTTGAAACCAATGTAGGCGCCGGTTTGCCGGTAATTGGCACCCTTAACGATCTTTTGCGCAGTGGCGACCAGGTAAACAGGATACAGGCGGTGTTGTCGGGCACGCTGAATTTTGTTTTCAATCATTACGATGGCAAGAAACCATTTGCGCAAGTAGTAAGACAGGCGCAGGACGAAGGATATACAGAGCCCGATCCGAGACTCGACCTGGGTGGAACCGATGTAATGCGCAAGATCATGATCCTGGCAAGGGAATCGGGACAGGTAATAGAGATGGAAGACATTACCAACAATGGTTTCCTGCCCGCATCTTGTTTTGATGGTACCGTAGAAGATTTCTATGCAGAAATGGAGAAGCAGGAAAAGCATTTTAAGGCTTTGTATGATGAAGCAGCTGCAAAAAAATGCAAACTCAAGTTTGTGGCCAGTTACCAGGATGGCAAGGCGTCGGTAGGCTTACAGCACATACCTGCCGATTCTGATTTTTATCATCTCTATGGAAAAGACAACCTGGTGTTGTTCTATACAGAAAGGTATCCCGAGCAGCCACTGGTGATCAAAGGTGCCGGTGCCGGCGCAGAAGTAACTGCTTCCGGTGTATTTGCAGACATCATCCGTGTTGCCAAAGCATGA
- a CDS encoding DUF421 domain-containing protein, which produces MILQIDLSFLHNAYLEVVARAIAVYIFMIIAIRIFGKKELAQLSVIDLVFILLISNAVQNAMVGPDTSLDGGLVAAGSLFAVNYTLKRILYKNKKFSSLLQGEAMPLIYKGDINEENCKKAEITIAELEAAVREHGAKDIAHVDLAMLEVDGNISVISDDFKKRSMLAHPRRHKLKGRVIKN; this is translated from the coding sequence ATGATACTACAGATCGATCTTTCCTTTCTGCACAACGCTTACCTGGAAGTAGTGGCAAGGGCAATAGCGGTATATATATTCATGATTATCGCCATAAGGATATTCGGGAAAAAAGAACTGGCTCAGTTGTCGGTGATCGACCTGGTGTTCATATTGCTCATCAGCAACGCGGTGCAAAATGCCATGGTTGGGCCGGATACTTCACTCGACGGGGGATTGGTAGCAGCGGGTTCATTGTTTGCAGTGAACTATACCCTGAAGCGGATCCTGTATAAAAACAAGAAATTCAGCAGCCTGTTACAGGGTGAAGCGATGCCATTGATCTATAAAGGAGATATCAATGAAGAAAATTGCAAAAAAGCAGAAATTACTATAGCAGAACTGGAAGCTGCTGTAAGAGAACATGGAGCCAAGGACATTGCACATGTAGACCTCGCGATGCTGGAAGTAGATGGTAACATCAGCGTAATCAGCGACGATTTCAAGAAACGCAGCATGTTAGCGCATCCCAGGCGGCACAAATTGAAAGGAAGGGTGATCAAAAATTAA
- the thrC gene encoding threonine synthase — protein MQYFSLNKTAPDVDFKEAAVRGQAPDKGLYFPRRIPTVEKEIINNITNFSKEELAFRIMLPYVGTTIPEKVLYQIVSETIDFPFPLVPITENISSLELFHGPTMAFKDVGARFMSRCLGYFSRGQEKKVTVLVATSGDTGGAVANGFLGVEGVEVIILYPSGKVSPVQELQLTTCGQNITALEVKGSFDDCQAMVKDAFMDADLNAHYSLTSANSINVARWLPQQLYYFFAYQQWPNQQELPVVAVPSGNFGNICAGLLAQASGLPVKHFIAACNVNDAVPEYLRTGSYQPKKAVATVSNAMDVGSPSNFIRVMELFHNDHTDISKHLSGYTVSDTVTEQTITGVFNRYHYVLDPHGAVAYHALADYLYTHPGMKGMILETAHPVKFPETVSAATGKEVTVPPEAQYLFSREKQRIVMEPSFSGLKEWLLQR, from the coding sequence ATGCAATATTTCAGTTTAAATAAAACAGCACCGGATGTAGATTTCAAAGAGGCTGCCGTACGCGGACAAGCGCCGGATAAAGGGTTGTATTTTCCACGGAGGATACCAACAGTTGAGAAAGAGATCATCAACAATATCACCAATTTTTCAAAAGAAGAACTGGCTTTCCGTATCATGCTTCCTTATGTTGGAACTACCATACCGGAAAAAGTGTTGTACCAGATCGTATCGGAGACCATTGATTTTCCTTTTCCATTGGTGCCCATCACAGAAAATATTTCTTCACTGGAGTTATTTCACGGGCCTACCATGGCGTTCAAAGATGTAGGCGCCAGGTTTATGAGCAGGTGCCTGGGTTATTTTTCACGCGGACAAGAAAAAAAAGTAACCGTATTGGTAGCCACTTCTGGCGATACGGGCGGTGCCGTAGCCAATGGCTTTCTTGGTGTGGAAGGTGTGGAAGTGATCATTTTGTATCCTTCGGGAAAAGTGAGTCCCGTGCAGGAATTGCAACTAACTACCTGCGGACAGAACATTACCGCATTGGAAGTAAAAGGCAGTTTCGACGATTGTCAGGCGATGGTGAAAGATGCATTCATGGATGCCGATCTGAACGCCCATTATTCGCTCACTTCCGCCAATTCTATCAACGTAGCGAGGTGGTTACCGCAACAGTTGTATTATTTCTTTGCATACCAACAATGGCCCAACCAACAGGAGCTGCCGGTTGTTGCGGTACCCAGCGGAAATTTCGGTAACATCTGCGCGGGATTGCTGGCACAGGCAAGCGGATTACCGGTTAAGCATTTTATTGCGGCCTGCAATGTAAACGATGCCGTGCCCGAGTACCTGCGTACAGGTTCGTATCAACCTAAAAAAGCAGTGGCTACTGTTTCCAATGCGATGGATGTGGGCAGTCCGAGTAATTTCATCAGGGTGATGGAATTGTTTCACAATGATCATACGGATATTAGTAAACATCTCTCGGGTTATACGGTCAGCGATACAGTCACAGAACAAACGATCACCGGGGTGTTCAATCGCTATCACTATGTATTGGATCCGCATGGTGCGGTTGCTTATCATGCACTGGCAGATTACCTGTATACACACCCGGGAATGAAAGGAATGATACTGGAAACAGCCCATCCGGTGAAGTTTCCCGAAACCGTGTCGGCAGCTACCGGTAAAGAGGTAACGGTTCCCCCGGAAGCGCAATATTTGTTCAGCCGGGAAAAACAGCGTATTGTAATGGAACCTTCCTTCAGCGGACTGAAAGAATGGTTGTTGCAGCGCTAA
- the ilvA gene encoding threonine ammonia-lyase — protein sequence MSTVTSHTLNYQAAAARLKPVVNRTPLTFNHNLSRKYGCEVYLKREDLQVVRSYKLRGAYNMMSSLSADELHRGAVCASAGNHAQGFAYSCKKLNVKGVVFMPIITPNQKVNQTKMFGEGFVQVKLIGDTFDDCAQAAKKYTIDHQMVFVPPFDDIRIIEGQATVGIEILEDQPTVDYLFVPVGGGGLSAGVGSYFKTFSPKTKIIGLEPEGAPSMKEALKAGHPVVLDDIERFVDGAAVKKVGDLTFSICKEVLDDMHLVPEGKVCSTILKLYNEDAIVAEPAGALSIAALDDYAAEIKGKKVVCIVSGSNNDIDRMQEIKERSLQYEGLKHYFLISFVQRPGALKEFVNHVLGPHDDITRFEYMQKHNKEAGPALVGVELKSRSDYDVLMKKMDQYHINYTELNKNDHLFGYLV from the coding sequence ATGTCAACCGTAACATCACATACCTTGAACTACCAGGCTGCTGCAGCGCGATTGAAGCCGGTGGTGAACAGAACCCCGCTGACCTTCAATCACAACCTGTCGCGCAAATACGGCTGCGAAGTTTATCTGAAAAGGGAAGACCTGCAGGTGGTTCGTTCATATAAACTGCGTGGCGCTTATAATATGATGAGCAGCCTTTCTGCGGATGAATTGCATCGCGGTGCAGTATGCGCCAGTGCAGGCAATCATGCGCAGGGATTTGCGTACAGTTGTAAAAAACTGAATGTGAAAGGAGTGGTGTTCATGCCCATCATCACTCCCAACCAGAAAGTAAACCAGACCAAAATGTTTGGCGAAGGTTTTGTGCAGGTAAAACTGATAGGCGATACATTCGATGATTGCGCGCAGGCGGCAAAGAAATATACCATCGATCACCAGATGGTCTTTGTACCCCCCTTTGATGATATCCGTATCATTGAAGGACAGGCCACGGTGGGCATTGAAATACTGGAAGACCAGCCAACGGTGGATTATTTGTTTGTACCGGTAGGTGGCGGCGGACTCAGTGCGGGTGTGGGCAGTTATTTCAAAACCTTTTCTCCCAAAACAAAAATTATAGGACTGGAGCCCGAAGGAGCTCCTTCTATGAAAGAAGCATTGAAAGCCGGGCATCCGGTTGTGCTGGATGATATTGAACGTTTCGTAGACGGTGCTGCGGTGAAAAAAGTGGGTGACCTCACATTCAGTATCTGCAAGGAAGTATTGGATGATATGCACCTGGTGCCGGAAGGAAAAGTTTGCTCCACCATCTTAAAATTATACAACGAAGACGCGATCGTAGCAGAGCCAGCCGGTGCGTTGTCTATTGCGGCGCTGGATGATTATGCTGCGGAGATCAAAGGGAAAAAAGTGGTTTGCATTGTAAGCGGCAGCAACAATGATATCGACCGTATGCAGGAGATCAAAGAACGGTCGCTGCAATACGAAGGACTCAAACATTATTTCCTCATCAGCTTTGTTCAAAGACCGGGTGCACTGAAAGAATTTGTAAATCATGTATTGGGCCCCCATGATGATATTACGCGTTTTGAATATATGCAAAAGCATAATAAAGAAGCAGGACCTGCCCTGGTAGGTGTTGAATTGAAGTCCCGATCGGATTATGATGTTTTGATGAAGAAAATGGACCAATATCACATCAACTATACCGAATTGAATAAAAATGACCATCTTTTTGGTTATCTTGTATAA
- a CDS encoding homoserine kinase, translating to MNDQHIIIHAPATVANMVCGFDVLGFAVHEPYDVMDIRFSDRRGITIINKDDYCLPTDPEKNVAGAALLAMLEEIKEPLGFELGICKQIKPGSGVGSSAASAAGAVVAANRLLNDRFSKQDLVRFAMNGEKVASGVKHADNIAPCIYGGVTLIRSIHPLDIVPLQAPPLYVTIVHPQIEVRTADARGILKQQVQLKDAIRQWGNIAGLVAGLLKSDYDLIGRSLEDVLIEPVRSILIPGFDTIKQESKEAGALGGGISGSGPSIFMLSKDETTARTVEQQMQQTYQRLGLDHHTYVTTINNEGVKFTS from the coding sequence ATGAATGATCAACACATAATAATTCACGCACCGGCTACAGTTGCCAATATGGTTTGCGGTTTCGATGTACTGGGCTTTGCTGTGCATGAACCTTATGATGTGATGGATATTCGGTTCAGCGATCGTCGGGGAATTACCATCATCAATAAGGACGATTATTGTTTACCTACCGATCCGGAAAAAAATGTAGCAGGTGCAGCATTGCTGGCTATGCTGGAAGAAATAAAGGAACCCCTGGGTTTTGAATTGGGTATATGCAAACAGATCAAACCGGGCAGTGGCGTTGGTTCCAGTGCCGCCAGTGCCGCGGGTGCGGTAGTAGCGGCCAACCGTTTACTGAATGACCGGTTTTCCAAACAGGATCTTGTTCGTTTTGCAATGAACGGAGAAAAAGTGGCATCGGGTGTAAAACACGCCGATAATATTGCACCGTGTATTTACGGTGGTGTAACATTGATCCGTTCTATTCACCCGCTTGATATTGTACCGCTTCAGGCGCCGCCCTTGTATGTAACCATTGTGCACCCGCAGATAGAAGTGCGTACGGCCGATGCCAGGGGCATTCTGAAACAGCAAGTGCAATTGAAAGATGCCATCAGGCAATGGGGCAATATCGCAGGACTGGTAGCAGGCTTGCTGAAAAGCGATTATGACCTGATTGGCCGTTCGCTGGAAGATGTGTTGATAGAACCGGTACGTAGCATACTGATACCCGGTTTCGATACCATCAAACAGGAAAGCAAAGAAGCCGGCGCATTGGGAGGAGGTATATCAGGATCCGGGCCTTCTATTTTCATGCTCAGCAAAGATGAAACCACCGCCCGCACGGTAGAGCAACAGATGCAACAGACCTATCAACGGTTGGGACTCGATCATCACACTTATGTAACCACCATCAACAACGAAGGCGTAAAATTTACCAGTTAA
- the ilvC gene encoding ketol-acid reductoisomerase, with product MAKLNFGGVEENVITREEFPLAKAQQVLKDEVVAVIGYGVQGPGQALNQKENGVNVIVGQRKNSKSWDKAVRDGFVPGESLFEIEEALQRGTIICYLLSDAAQISLWPTVKKHLTPGKALYFSHGFGVTYKDQTGIVPPADVDVFLVAPKGSGTSLRRMFLQGRGLNSSYAIFQDATGRAFDRVVALGIAIGSGYLFETDFKKEVYSDLTGERGTLMGAIQGIFAAQYEVLRSKGHTPSEAFNETVEELTQSLMPLVAENGMDWMYANCSTTAQRGALDWWKKFRDASLPVFKELYESVATGKEAAKSIESNSKADYREKLEEELKELRESEMWQAGKTVRSLRPENQKVATEA from the coding sequence ATGGCAAAATTAAACTTCGGTGGTGTAGAAGAGAACGTGATAACTCGCGAAGAGTTCCCCCTTGCAAAAGCACAGCAGGTGCTGAAAGATGAAGTGGTGGCAGTGATAGGCTACGGCGTACAGGGGCCAGGCCAGGCACTGAACCAGAAAGAAAACGGCGTCAACGTAATTGTTGGCCAGCGTAAAAATTCCAAGAGCTGGGATAAAGCGGTTCGCGACGGATTTGTACCGGGCGAATCATTATTTGAAATAGAAGAAGCTTTGCAACGCGGAACCATTATCTGTTATTTGCTGAGCGACGCTGCCCAGATCAGCCTGTGGCCTACCGTTAAAAAACACCTGACACCAGGCAAAGCCCTGTATTTCTCACACGGCTTCGGTGTTACTTATAAAGACCAGACAGGCATCGTGCCGCCGGCCGATGTAGACGTATTCCTGGTGGCTCCTAAAGGATCAGGTACCTCTCTGCGCAGGATGTTCCTGCAAGGTCGTGGCCTGAACAGCAGTTATGCCATCTTCCAGGATGCAACCGGTCGCGCTTTCGACAGAGTAGTAGCGCTGGGTATTGCAATCGGTAGCGGTTACCTGTTCGAAACAGATTTCAAGAAAGAAGTGTACAGCGATCTTACCGGTGAGCGCGGAACATTGATGGGCGCTATACAGGGTATCTTCGCCGCACAATACGAAGTGTTGCGTTCAAAAGGACATACACCTTCTGAAGCATTCAACGAAACAGTAGAAGAGCTCACGCAATCGCTGATGCCATTGGTTGCAGAGAACGGTATGGACTGGATGTATGCCAACTGTTCTACTACTGCACAGCGCGGAGCGCTCGACTGGTGGAAAAAATTCCGCGACGCTTCTCTGCCCGTGTTCAAAGAATTGTATGAAAGCGTAGCTACCGGTAAGGAAGCAGCCAAATCGATCGAGAGCAATAGTAAGGCAGACTACCGTGAGAAACTCGAAGAAGAGTTGAAAGAACTGCGTGAAAGCGAAATGTGGCAGGCAGGTAAAACAGTAAGGAGCCTGCGCCCCGAAAATCAGAAAGTAGCAACAGAAGCGTAA
- a CDS encoding aldehyde dehydrogenase, whose translation MLSILHQMRRHFGTGITKTYDFRRRQLLALKKAIESREQELYAALYADLKKSPEECWITEIGFVLSELKNTIRHLRSWMQAEAKRTNLLNFPSSSQLVYEPLGVVLIAAPWNYPLQLLFTPLIGAIAAGNCVMLKPSEFAPATSAVMQEIITHTFPPEYIGYTTGDGATVIPVMMNEFRFDHIFYTGSTVVGRILYKLAAAQLVPVTLELGGKSPCVVEADAKIAVTAKRIVMTKFSNAGQMCVAPDYLLVHHSVKDQLLEAMKQTIGQFFTESPETCYHYGKIINQKQFHRIIAYLKQGTVVHGGRTDETSLFIEPTILDHVAMDAPVMQEEIFGPVLPVIGFDTMEEAKAIIAKNPNPLAFYIFTSSPDKEKEWIQEIPAGGVCINNASWHLTNHHLPFGGRGNSGIGAYHGKYSFETFSHRKAIMKTPTWFDPALKYPPFKGKLKLFKWITG comes from the coding sequence ATGTTATCTATACTACATCAGATGCGCCGGCATTTCGGTACCGGTATTACAAAGACTTATGATTTCCGGCGCCGGCAATTGTTAGCCTTAAAAAAAGCAATTGAAAGCAGGGAGCAGGAACTATATGCGGCTTTATATGCCGACTTGAAGAAGAGTCCGGAAGAATGCTGGATTACTGAAATTGGTTTTGTATTGAGCGAATTGAAGAATACCATCCGCCACTTGCGATCCTGGATGCAAGCAGAAGCCAAACGAACCAATCTGCTCAATTTTCCCAGCAGCAGTCAACTCGTGTATGAGCCGCTGGGTGTGGTGTTGATCGCGGCCCCCTGGAATTATCCCCTGCAACTCCTATTTACCCCGCTCATAGGTGCTATAGCAGCTGGTAATTGTGTGATGTTGAAACCCAGTGAATTTGCGCCGGCCACATCGGCAGTGATGCAGGAGATCATCACCCATACATTTCCTCCGGAATACATAGGGTATACAACAGGTGATGGTGCCACAGTTATTCCGGTTATGATGAATGAATTCCGGTTTGATCATATTTTTTATACCGGAAGCACTGTAGTGGGACGCATCCTGTATAAACTGGCTGCTGCGCAACTCGTGCCGGTGACACTGGAATTAGGGGGGAAAAGTCCCTGTGTAGTGGAAGCAGATGCCAAAATTGCTGTTACCGCGAAGCGTATTGTGATGACCAAATTTTCCAACGCAGGACAAATGTGTGTAGCGCCCGATTACCTGCTGGTGCATCATTCGGTAAAGGATCAATTATTGGAGGCGATGAAACAAACCATCGGGCAATTCTTTACCGAAAGCCCGGAAACCTGTTATCATTATGGAAAGATCATCAATCAAAAACAATTCCATCGAATTATTGCATATCTGAAACAGGGCACGGTTGTGCATGGAGGAAGAACAGATGAAACTTCACTTTTTATAGAACCCACTATACTGGATCATGTAGCGATGGACGCTCCAGTGATGCAGGAAGAAATATTCGGGCCGGTATTGCCTGTTATTGGTTTCGATACAATGGAAGAAGCCAAAGCCATCATTGCAAAAAATCCCAATCCGCTGGCTTTCTACATCTTTACTTCCAGTCCTGATAAAGAAAAGGAATGGATACAGGAAATACCTGCGGGCGGCGTTTGCATTAACAATGCCAGCTGGCACCTGACCAACCACCATTTGCCTTTTGGCGGCAGGGGAAACAGCGGAATAGGCGCATACCATGGTAAATATTCTTTCGAAACGTTCAGTCATCGCAAAGCCATAATGAAAACGCCCACCTGGTTTGATCCGGCGCTGAAATACCCGCCATTCAAAGGAAAACTTAAATTGTTCAAATGGATAACCGGGTAA